A region of the Jatrophihabitans sp. genome:
CGTGGCGCCGGGCTGCCGGCTGGTGCTGCTGGACACCGCCTGCCCCGGCAGCGTCGAGGACGGGTCCTTCGCCGACTGACCTCTCACGAGCAGCAGCCCGCCGGCCGTCAGGGCGGTGACCAGGACGGCAGCGGCGACCGCGGCGCCCACCAGCGGACCTCGGCCAGCGGCAGCGGCATCGCGGCGCCGGTCCGGCTCGGCGGGCTTGTCGGGCTCGTGGTCAACCGGTGGCGGCATCGGCGTCAGGCCGGTGCTGATGAAGGCGGTGGGCAGGTCGGGGTTGGCAGGGCCGGCCAGTGACGCCGAGCCGGTAGCGCTGGCGAACCCGACGCCGTTGGTGAGGCCAGCGCCATCGGCAAGCGCCGCGGCGCCGGCCACTCCGGAGGCGGCAGCCAGCGGCGCGCCGCCGGCCAGCACCGCGTCTCCGGCGAGCGGCTTGGCGCCGCCCACAACCAGCATCGGGGTCGGCATCGCGACGCCGTCGCGCAGCGTACGGGCGACCTCGGCCGCGCCGGGCCGCTGCGAGGGGTCGGTCGCGGTCATCGCCTGCAACAGCTGCGGCCACGGTTGCCCCAGGCCGGCCGGGATCTCGGGCGAGCGGTCCAGCCGGGCCAGCACCGCCTCCAGCGCCGGGCCTTCGTAGGACCGCCGTCCGGTGAGCGCCTCGATCAGCACCAGGCCGAGCGCGTAGACGTCGGCAGCGGGGCCGACCTCGGCGCCGCGGGCCTGTTCCGGCGCCAGGTAGGACGCCGTCCCGACCATGAAGTCGGCGCTGGTCAGATGCTCGCTGCCTAGCAGCCGGACGATGCCGAAGTCCGACAGCCGCGCCCGGACCGTGGTGTCGCCGCTGGTGCCGTCGGCGCCGAGCAGGATGTTGGCGGGCTTGATGTCGCGATGCACCATGTGCTGGGAGTGCACGTAGGCCAGCGCGGTGGCGATCTGGATGGCGATCTCGCGCGTCTCGGGCTCGCTCAGCGGGCCCTGGGCGATCTGGGCCGCCAGGCTGGGGCCCTCGATCAGCTCCATCACCAGAAACGCCGGCTCGCCGGCCGAGCCGATCGAGCCGTCGAACAGGGTGATCAGGTTGGGGTGGCTCAGCCGGGCCAGCGTCTGCAGCTCCAGCTCCTGGCGCTGCATGCCGGCGGTGGTCTCAGCCGGGTCGGTGTGGGCGCGAAACACCTTCACCGCGACATCGCGGGCCAGCAGCTGGTCGTGGGCCCGGAACACGTCGGCCATGCCGCCGGCGCCGATCCGGTCGATCACCCGGTAGCGGCCACCCAGGAGCCAGCCGGGCTCGCCAGGCTGCGGGGGCGTGGGGACTGCCGCCGGGACAGGCATAGCCTCGGTCGCGGGGCCGAGATCGGCGCCCGCGATTCGCCCGACAGCGGTGTGCGCACCGGTGCCTTCGTCCTCGGAAATAAGTCCTCCAGCCAGCACGAAGAGCCGCTGTTGGCTCAGCGATCCGGTAACAGGCTAGCTGGCCTCAGAGAAATCGGCTGACGGAATAGATCACTAGGCCCACCAGCGAGCCGACGACCGTGCCGTTGATCCGGATGAACTGCAGGTCCCGGCCCACCTGCAGCTCCAGTCGACGCGCCGTCGAGTCGGCATCCCAGCGCGACACCGTGTGGGAGATCACTCCGGTCAGCTCGCCGGAGTAGTGGGCCAGCACGTGCCTCATCGCCGCGAGCAGCCAGCGTTCGGACTTGGCCTGCAGGCTCAGGTCATCGCGCAGCGCGGTTCCGGTCTGCCGGATCACCGAGGCGCTGACCCGGCGCAGCTCTGAGTCCGGGTCCAGCGCGGCCTCGAGCACCGCCTTCTTCAGCGGCAGCCACAGCGAGGCCAGCGCGTTGCGCACCGCCGGGTGGTCCAGCAACTCGGCCTTCCACTGCTCCAGGTGCCTGGCAGCCTCCGGATCGGTGCGCAGCTGCACCGCGTACAGCCGCAGCCGCTCGTCGAACTGCAGGCGCAGCGCGTGCTGCGGATCACTGGCCACGTCGGCCAGAAAGCTCTGGACGCTGCTGAACAGCTTGTTGAAGACCTTGCCGTCCACCCACTCGGGCACCCACTCCGGCGACTCGTCGGCCACCCGCTTCCGAAAGACGTCCCGGTTGTCGTCCAGAAAGCGCATCAGCGACCGCAGCCCCTCGCCGAGCAGGATCTGGTGCTGATCGCCCTCCACCGCCAGGTCGAGCACCTTGGCCACCACCGGCGCGGCCGGCACTCGGCGCAGCTGCGCGTCGGCGAACTTCTCGATGGCCAGCCGGATCTCCTCGTCGGCAAGCACCGTGTTCGCGCCGGCCAGCGCCACCCCCAGCTCGTGCGAGAGCCGCTCGGGACGGTCGCCGGTGGCCAGCCACTCCCCTACCCGGCGCGGGATCTGGGCCGCCTGCAGCCGGGGGCCGACCACCTCCGGGGTCAGGAAGTTCTGCTGGACGAAGTCGCCCAGGCTCTCACCGATCTGGTCCTTCTTGCGCGGGATGATCGCGGTGTGCGGGATCGGCAAACCCAGCGGATGCCGGAACAGCGCGGTCACGGCGAACCAGTCGGCCAGGCCGCCGACCATCGCCGCCTCGCTGGCCGCCTGGATGAACGGCCAGACCCCGCGATCGTCGCCGATCAGCTTGCAGAGCACGAACACCACGGCGGCGAACACCAGGCCGCCGGTGGCGACCAGCTTCATCCGCCGCAGCGCGGCCTGCTTCTCGGCGTCGCCGGCCAGCGAGAGCACCGGCACGTCCAGCGGTGGACGGTCGGACTGCTGACCCGAAGGCGAGGCCATCAGCTCAGCCGGGCGCTGATGGCCGCGGCCAGCAGGCCTGCCGCAGTGTCGGAGTAGCTGAGGTACAGCGACGGCTCGACCAGCTCCAGCTCGACCACGACCGGGCCTTCCGGCCCGGGCAGCAGGTCGATCCGGGCGTACAGCAGGTCCTGCTCCTGCTGGCCGTCGGCGTAGGCGAACACCTTGTCCGCGACAGCCAGTTCCTCCTCAGACGGCTGGCGCGAGGTGATGTTCTCCAGGACGTAGGCCGGGCCGTCCACCTGATGCCGGACGCCGGGAGCCAGCATCGGGCCCTTGCCGATCGCGTGGCTGTACACGCCGTCGATGAAGATCAGCGCGGTCTCGCCGGCGGTGTCGACGCCCGAGTGGTAAGGCTGCACCAGCACCGTGCGGCCGGCCTCGTGCAGCGCCCGCAGATGCTCGCGGGCCGCGTCCAGGGCTCCCGGCCGGCCGGCGTCGAACCGGCCCGCGCCGCGCGAGCCCGCGCCGACCGCCGGCTTGAGCACGAACTCACCGGACTCGGGCAACTCCGGCTCGGCCCCGATCGGCGCCAGCCAGGTCTGGACCACCGGCAGACCGGCGGCGGCGAGGTCGACGAGGTAGCTCTTGTCGCTGTTGGCTTCGATCACCGACAGCGGGTTGTGCAGCCTGGGCACCGAGGCCGCCCAGGCAAGGAAATCCTCCCGTCGGGAGGTGTAGTCCCAGGTGGCCCGGATGATCGTCGCGTCGAATCGCGACCACTCGACGCCAGGCTGGTCCCACGGCACCATGCTGGCCTCGACGCCCAGAGCGGCCAGGGGCGCCAGCAGCGCCAGATCGTCACCGTCACCGGTCGGCAGCGCCTGGCAGCTGGCGAGGGCGATGCGTCTGCTCACCCCCCGATCCTACGGGCGGACCGGCCGGCCCCGAGGTCTCGGCCCGGCTGAGATCGCGCCCCGAGCGGACGCATCCGCTAGGCCGCCGGCCTCGCGCCGGGCCCGAAGTCAGCGCAGGAAGGTGTCGACCGCGACGGCCAGGAACACGAAGGCCAGGTAGCTGTTGGACAGGTGGAACAGCCGCATCGGCCGGCCGGCCTCGCCACGCCGGGCGGCCGCGTGCAGCCGATGCGCCTCGACCAGCAGCGCCGCCCCGGCGCCCAGCGCCAGCACCCCGTACACCCAGCCGGTGGCCAGCGGCCACAGCGCCAGCGAGGTCGCCACCGTCAGCCAGGAGTAGCCGACGATCTGGCGCGCGACCTCGAGCGGCGAGGCGACCACCGGCAGCATCGGCACGCCGGCTCGGGCGTAGTCCTCCTTGTAGCGGATCGCCAGCGCCCAGAAGTGCGGCGGCGTCCAGAAGAACACCACCCCGAACAGGATCACCGGCGCCCAGGCCAGCGACCCGGTGACCGCCGCCCAGCCGATCAGCACCGGCATGCAGCCGGCCGCGCCGCCCCAGACGATGTTCTGAGGGGTCCGCCGCTTGAGCAGCATGGTGTAGACGAACACGTAGAAGGCGATCGCCAGCGCGGTCAGGCCGGCGGCCAGCCAGTTGGCGCCCACGCCCATCAGGGCCACGGCGAAGACTCCGAGCAGCGAGCCGAAGACCAGCGCGCCGCCCGGCGAGACGTCGTGGGTGGCGAGCGGGCGGTGCCCGGTGCGGCGCATCAGCGCGTCGATGTCGCGGTCGAGGTAGCAGTTCAGCGCGTTCGCCGAGCCGGCCGCCAGGGTGCCGCCGATCAGGGTGACCAGCACCGTCTGCCAGCGCGGCAGGCCGTCGGCGGCCAGCACCATCGCGGGCAGCGTGGTGACCAGCAGCAACTCGATGATGCGTGGCTTGGTCAGGGCCACGTAGGCTCGTACCGAGGTCATCGCTGAGCGAGTAGCGACACCCGTGTCACCCGAGCGAGTAGGGGCAACCGGGGTCTGCGTCACTGGCTCAGCGTAACGCCCGGCCGAAACTACGGCCGCCACCGCATCCGGCGTCGCTGACCGGCCTCGCGACACCGTTACCCCATCCGGCGCAGCCGCCCGATCCACGACCCGACGGGGCGCTTCGGCGTCGCCAAAGCGCGGGACTGGAAGCGGTTAAGCTCCGTTAAGGCCCTATCGCGACATATGAAAGCAGGAGAGCCACGTGACCGAGAGCGCACCCGGCATCGTTCAGACCCACCCCGATTGGTGGACTGAGCTGGACACCACCGCTGTGGACACCGCCAGGCTGCTGGCGGCCGACGCCGTGCAGAAGGTGGGCAACGGCCATCCAGGCACCGCGATGAGCCTCGCGCCGCTGGCCTACCTGCTCTTTCAGAGAACCATGCGCCACGACCCGACCGATCCCAATTGGGTCGCCCGCGACCGGTTCGTGCTGTCCAACGGCCATGCGTCGTTGACCTTGTACACACAGCTGTTCCTGGCCGGCTACGGACTCGAGCTCGAAGACCTCAAGTCGTTGCGCACCTGGGGCTCGCTCACCCCGGGACACCCCGAGCACGGACACACCATCGGCGTCGAGACCACCACCGGCCCGCTGGGCCAGGGCGTCGGCAACGCCGTGGGCTTCGCGATGGCTGCTCGGCGCGAGCGGGGCCTGCTCGATCCCGACACCGCGCCCGGCGAGTCGGTGTTCGATCACCAGATCTATGTCATCGCCGGTGACGGCTGCCTGCAGGAGGGCGTCTCAGGCGAGGCGTCCTCGCTCGCCGGTCACCAGCAGCTGGGCAATCTGACGCTCATCTGGGACGACAATCACATCTCCATCGAAGACGACACCAACATCGCCTTCTCCGAGGACGTCTGCAAGCGGTACGAGGCCTACGGCTGGCACGTCCAGCAGGTCGAGTCCGGCGAGGACGTGGTGGCCCTGGAGGCCGCGCTCGAGGCGGCTCGGGCCGAGACCGACCGGCCGTCCTTCATCGCCGTCCGCACGATCATCGCCTGGCCCTCGCCCACCAAGCAGAACACCGGCAAGGCCCACGGCTCGGCGCTGGGCGCCGAGGAGATCGCCAAGACCAAGGAGATCCTGGGCTTCGACCCCGCGATCGACTTCGCGGTCGCGCCCGAGGTGCTGCAGCACACCCGCAAGGCCGTCGACCGGGGCCGCGCCGCCCGCGCCGACTGGCAGCCGGCCTTCGACGCCTGGGCCGCCGACAACACCGAGCGCAAGGCGCTGTTCGACCGCATGGTCGAGCGCAGTCTGCCGCCGGGCTGGACCGACTCGCTGCCGAGCTTTCCGACCGAGAAGGACGGCAAGCCGAACTCGATCGCCACCCGGGCGGCCTCGGGCAAGGTGCTCAGCGCGCTGGCCGGCGTGCTGCCCGAGTTGTGGGGCGGCTCGGCCGACCTGGCCGAGAGCAACAACACCACCATGGAGGGCGAGCCGAGCTTCGTGCCGTCCGACCGCCAGACCAAGGTTTGGGAGGGCGGCCCGTTCGGCCGGACGCTGCACTTCGGCATCCGCGAGCACGCCATGGGCTCGATCATGAACGGCATCGCCCTGCACGGCGGCACCCGGGTCTACGGCGGCACCTTCCTGGTGTTCAGCGACTACATGCGCCCGCCCGTGCGGTTGGCCGCGTTGATGAAGCTGCCCACCATCTACGTCTGGACCCACGACTCGATCGGCCTCGGCGAGGACGGCCCGACCCACCAGCCGGTGGAGCACCTGGCCTCGCTGCGCGCCATCCCGGGCCTGGACGTCGTCCGTCCGGCCGACGCCAACGAGACCGCGGTCATCTGGCGGACGGTGCTCGAGCACACTGACCGGCCGGCCGGCCTGGCGCTGTCGCGGCAGAACCTGCCGGTGCTCGACGCCGCCAAGGTGGTCGACGCCGGCAAGGGCGGCTACGTGCTGGAAGAGGCCTCCGAGGGCCTGCCCAAGGTGATCCTGATCGCGACCGGCTCCGAGGTCAGCCTGGCGCTGGCGGCGCGGGAGCGGCTGGAGGCCGAGGGCACCCCGACCCGGGTGGTCTCGATGCCCTGCGTCGAGTGGTTCCGGGCCCAGGACCGGTCCTACCAGCAGCAGGTGCTGCCGCCGGCGGTCAAGGCCCGAGTCAGCATCGAGGCCGGTGTGCCACTGGGCTGGCGCGAGATCGTCGGCGAGGCCGGCGAGATCGTCGCGCTGGACCACTTCGGGGCCAGCGCCAACGTCAAGGTGCTGTTCGAGCAGCTCGGCTTCACCCCTGACAACGTCGTCACCGCTGCCCACACCAGCCTTGAGCGGGTAGGCGCGATCACCGGCACCACCACCGGCAACTAGCCGACACCCACGTTCGAGAGCTTTCCAGAGAAGGGGATCCATCATGAGCGACGCACTCGCCGACCTGTCGGCCCAAGGCGTGTCCATCTGGCTCGACGACATCAGCCGCGAGCGGCTGGTCAGTGGCAACCTGCAGCAGCTGATCGAGACCAAGCACGTCGTCGGCGTGACCAGCAACCCGTCGATCTTCCAGAAGGCGATGGAGGGCGCCGCCGACGGCGACTCCGCCTACGCCCAGCAGGTGCACGACCTGGCGGTGCGTGAGGTCGCCCTGGAAGAAGCGGTCCGGCTGCTGACCGCCTTCGACATCCGCTGGGCCTGTGACGTGCTGCGCCCGGTGTTCGACTCGACCGACGGCCAGGACGGCCGGGTGTCGATCGAGGTCGACCCCCGGATCGCCCACGACGGCGACAAGACCACCGCCGAGGCCACCGCGCTGTGGTGGCTGGTCGACCGCCCGAACGTGATGATCAAGATTCCGGCCACCGAGGCCGGAATCGCCTCGATCGCGGCGGCGACAGCGGCCGGCATCAGCGTCAACGTGACGCTGATCTTCTCCATCGAGCGCTACCGCAAGGTGATGGACGCCTACCTCGACGGCCTGCGCCAGGCCCGCGAAGCCGGCATCGACCTGTCCACCATCCGCTCGGTCGCCTCGTTCTTCGTCTCCCGGGTCGACACTGAGATCGACAAGCGGCTGGATAAGTTGAGCGGAACCGACGAGGCTGGCTCTCGTGCAGCAGCCGTGCGCGGCAAGGCCGGTATCGCCAACGCCCGGCTGGCCTACGAGGCGTTCCAGGAGGTGTTCACCAGCCCGGCCTGGGAGGAGCTCAAGGCGGCCGGAGCGCACGTCCAGCGCCCGCTGTGGGCCTCCACCGGCGTCAAGGACCCGGCCTATGACGACACCATGTACGTGACCCAGCTGGTCGCGCCGAACACCGTGAACACGATGCCCGAGGCCACCCTGAACGCGGTCGGCGACCACGGCGTGATCAGCGGCCCGACCGCCGACTCCGGCTACGACGAGGCCCGCCAGGTGGTCACCGACCTGTCGGCGCTGGGCATCGAGCTCGACGAGGTCACCGAGCTGCTCGAGTCCGAGGGCGTGGACAAGTTCATGGACTCCTGGGCCAGCCTGCTGGAGGGCGTGCAGAAGCAGCTGACCGCGGGCGCGCAGAAGGCCGACAACGGAGATCCCAGTAAGGCCGGCAACGCCGACCGCTCGGACGCCCCGGCATGACCGACACAGCCTCTGACGACGGGGTGCTGCGGCTGGAACCGCAGTACCCCGACGTCCAGGCCTACACCGATGCCCTGAACACGCTGGTGCACGACCAGGTCGCGAGCAAGCTCACCGCGCAGGACCCGACCCTGTGGGGCGCCGACGCCGAGTCCGAGGCCGCCAAGCGGCTGTCCTGGGTGTCCCTGGCCCAGACTTCCCGGCCGCTGGTCGCCGAGATCGACGCGCTGCGCGAAGAACTGGCCGCCGAGGGAGTGGACCACGTGGTGCTGGCCGGCATGGGCGGCAGCTCGCTGGCGCCCGAGGTCATCTGCGCCACCGCCGGGCGGCCTCTGGTCACCCTGGACACCACCGACGCAGGCCAGGTGCGGGCCGCCCTCGCCGACAACCTGGAGCGCACCGTCCTGGTGGTCTCGAGCAAGTCCGGAGGCACCGTCGAGACCGACTCGCACCGGCGGGCCTACGAGAAGGCCTTCGCTGACGCCGGCATCGACCCCCAGCGGCGGATCGTGGTGGTCACCGACCCGGGCTCGCCGTTGCAGCAGACCGCCGAGGACGCCGGTTACCGCAAGGTGTTCCTGGCCGATCCGAACGTGGGCGGCCGCTACAGCGCGCTGACCGCGTTCGGGCTGGTGCCCTCCGGTCTGGCCGGCGTCGACCTGAGCGCGCTGCTGGACGAGGCTGGCACGGCCGCCGAGGCGCTGTCGGTGGACTCCGGGGCCAACCCCGGCCTCCGGCTCGGCGCGTTGCTGGGCCAGGCGCACGACGCCGGCTTGGACAAGGTGGTCTTCGCCGACTTCGGCTCGGGCATCACCGGCTTCGGTGACTGGGCCGAGCAACTGATCGCCGAGTCGACCGGCAAGGACGGCCGCGGCCTGCTTCCGGTGGTCGTGGAGAGCCCGCAGGCCGCCGGATTCGCCGACGCGGGCCCGGACGCGATCCTGGTCAGCCTCGGAGGCGATCGGGAGTCCGTTGAGCCGCCCTCGGGGTGGGGGGCGGCGGTCAGCGGGCCGCTCGGCGCGCAGCTGCTGCTCTGGGAGTACGCCACCGCCGTGGCCGGGCGTGTCATCGGGATCAACCCCTTCGACCAGCCCAACGTCGAGGAGGCCAAGAAGCAGGCGCGGGCGCTGCTCGACGCCCCGGAGCAGGCCGCCCAGGAGCGACCGGCCCTGACCGACGGGGCCGTGGAAGTGTTCAGCGCCGGCTTCGACCTGGCTGGCGCGAGCACGCTGGCCGACGCGCTGCAGGCATTCCTGGCCGCGGCGCCCGAGCGGGGCTACGTCAGCATCCAGGCCTACCTCGACCGGCACGCCGACGCCACGGCGGCCGACCTGCGTCCGGCGGTGGCACGCCGCACCGGCCTGCAGACCACCTTCGGCTGGGGACCCCGGTTCCTGCACTCGACCGGCCAGTACCACAAGGGCGGACACCCCAACGGCGTGTTCCTGCAGCTCACCGCCGACGCCTCGCAGGAGACTGGGGGCGACCTGGCCGTGCCGGACCGCCCGTACACCTTCGCCTCGCTGCAGCGCGCGCAGGCCGCCGGCGACGCCACGGTGCTCGCCGACAAGGGCAGACCGGTGCTACACCTGCATCTGACCGACCGGGCCGCGGGCATCGGTCAGCTTCTGCAAGCGCTCCAAGGAGAAGTGACGTGAGCCTGACCGAGGACCAGTCCCCCGCGATCGACGCTGGCGAGGGGCCGGAGACTCGTCCCGGGTTGCGATCCAACCCGCTGCGCGATCCCGGGGACCGGCGGCTGCCACGGGTGCCCGAGCCCTGCGCCCTGGTGGTCTTCGGCGTCACCGGTGACCTGGCGCGCAAGAAGCTGCTGCCGGCGATCTATGACCTGGCCAACCGGGGCCTGTTGCCGGCCGACTTCGTGCTGCTCGGCTTCGCCCGCCGGGACTGGGAGGACGGCGACTTCGAGTCGCTGGCCAAGAAGGCGGCCAAGGAGCACGCCCGCACCGACTGGAACGAGGAGGTCTGGGCCCGGCTGTCGGGTGACATCAAGTTCGTGGCCGGCTCGTTCGACGACGACGCCGCCTTCGACACCCTGGCCACCACGCTGGACGAGCTGCGCCAGAGCCACGGCATCAAGGGCAACGCAGCCTTCTACCTGTCGGTCCCGCCGAGCATGTTCCCGGTGGTGCTCAAGCAGATGGAGCGCACCAAGATGGCCGACAACGCCACCTCCGGCGGTTGGCGCCGGGTCGTGGTGGAGAAGCCGTTCGGGCACGACCTGCCCAGCGCCAAAGCGCTCAACGCCCTGGTCGACGAGGTGTTCACCGCCAAGGACGTGTTCCGGATCGATCACTACCTCGGCAAGGAGACGGTGCAGAACCTGATGGCGCTGCGCTTTGCCAACCAGCTCTTCGAGCCGGTGTGGAACGCCAACTACGTCGACTCGGTTCAGATCACGATGGCCGAGGACGTCGGCATCGCCGGCCGGGCCGGCTTCTACGACGTCACCGGCGCCGCTCGCGACGTCCTGCAGAACCACCTGCTGCAGCTGCTGGCGCTGACCGCGATGGAAGAGCCGGTGGAGTTCACCGCCGACGCGATCCGCACCGAGAAGCTCAAGGTGCTGCGGGCGATCCGGCTGCCCAGCGACACCGGCGCGTACGCCATCCGCGGGCAGTACCAGCAGGGCTGGCTGGCCGGCGAGCGAGTCGTCGCCTACCGCGCCGAGAAGGACATCCCCGAGGACTCCAAGACCGAGAGCTACGCCGCCGTCCGGCTCGGGATCGACACCCGGCGCTGGGCCGGCGTGCCGTTCTACCTGCGCACCGGAAAGCGGTTGCCGCGCCGGGTGACCGAGATCGCGGTGCTGTTCAAGAAGGCGCCGCACCTGCCGTTCAGCCACACCGACACCGAGGAGCTCGGCCACAACCAGTTGGTGATCCGGGTCCAGCCCGACGAGGGCGTCACCTTGAAGTTCGGCTCCAAGGTCCCTGGGTCGATGATGGAGGTCCGCGACGTCGCGATGGACTTCCTGTACGGCGAGGCGTTCACCGAGTCCAGCCCCGAGGCCTACGAGCGGCTGATCCTCGACGTCATGCTCGGCGACGCCACGCTGTTCCCGCGCAACGAGGAGGTCGAGGCGTCCTGGCGGGTGATCGACCCGTTGGAGGAGTTCTGGGCCGGTCAGGAGCCGGAGGCCTACCGGGCCGGCGAGTGGGGTCCCAAGGCCGCTGACGAGATGCTGGCCCGCGACGGGCGCAGCTGGCGACGGCCGTGACCCGCTCAGGCACGGCCCCTTCACCCCAGAGCCGTCCAGGCACGGCCCGTCCAGGCTCGACCCACTCAGATAGAGGAGATGCGCGGTGACCACACTCTGGGACACCACCGGAACCGCGGTGGTGCAGGCGCTGGCCGCCAAGCGACGCTCGGGCGGGGCGGTGACCAGCGGCCTGGCCCTCACGCTGGTTGTGGTGCTGGAAGAGAAGGACACCGCCGATGTGGAGGCGGCCGTGGCGACGGCGTCGGCCAAGCACCCGATGCGGGTGATCATGGTGCTGAGGCACCACATCGACGCCCCGGTCCCCCGGCTGGACGCCGAGGTGTCGATCGGCGGGCGCCTCGGACCCGGTGAGGCCGTGGTGCTCAGGATGTTCGGGCGTCTGGCGCTGCACGCCGAGTCGGTGACGCTGCCGCTGCTGGCCCCGGACGCGCCGGTGGTCGCCTGGTGGTACTCCGAGACCCCCAAGGTGATCGCCAACGACCCGCTCGGCGTGTTCGCCGACCGCCGCATCACCAACGTGATCCGTGACGCCGCCCCGGCTGCCTCGCTGCAGCAACGGGCCATCGACTACGCCCCGGGTGACACCGACCTGACCTGGACGGTGATCACGCCCTGGCGGGCAGCGCTGGCGGCGGCGTTCGACACCGCATCCTCACCGGCCACCTCGGTGACCGTGTCCGGCAACCCGCAGGACCCCTCGGCCCAGTTGCTGGCCGGCTGGCTGACGTCGCGGCTGGGGATCCCGGTTCCGGTGGAGAAGGCCGAGGGCAAGTACATCGTCGCGGTCGCGGTCGAGTTCGAAGACGGCCGGACGGTGCAGATGACCAACGAGGGCTACAAGCTGCTGATGCGCCGGCC
Encoded here:
- a CDS encoding serine/threonine-protein kinase is translated as MPVPAAVPTPPQPGEPGWLLGGRYRVIDRIGAGGMADVFRAHDQLLARDVAVKVFRAHTDPAETTAGMQRQELELQTLARLSHPNLITLFDGSIGSAGEPAFLVMELIEGPSLAAQIAQGPLSEPETREIAIQIATALAYVHSQHMVHRDIKPANILLGADGTSGDTTVRARLSDFGIVRLLGSEHLTSADFMVGTASYLAPEQARGAEVGPAADVYALGLVLIEALTGRRSYEGPALEAVLARLDRSPEIPAGLGQPWPQLLQAMTATDPSQRPGAAEVARTLRDGVAMPTPMLVVGGAKPLAGDAVLAGGAPLAAASGVAGAAALADGAGLTNGVGFASATGSASLAGPANPDLPTAFISTGLTPMPPPVDHEPDKPAEPDRRRDAAAAGRGPLVGAAVAAAVLVTALTAGGLLLVRGQSAKDPSSTLPGQAVSSSTSRQPGATPSQTPTSLAPVGAVPSTGLGTTARVSSGPTSSAPPSSSSAAPTSSAPPTSSAAPTSSAPAPTSSAPPTSSAPPPSSSAPPSTSVSPSVTATGTGAATAPAGAAGTPAPGTSSVKPKKQG
- a CDS encoding DUF445 domain-containing protein, producing the protein MASPSGQQSDRPPLDVPVLSLAGDAEKQAALRRMKLVATGGLVFAAVVFVLCKLIGDDRGVWPFIQAASEAAMVGGLADWFAVTALFRHPLGLPIPHTAIIPRKKDQIGESLGDFVQQNFLTPEVVGPRLQAAQIPRRVGEWLATGDRPERLSHELGVALAGANTVLADEEIRLAIEKFADAQLRRVPAAPVVAKVLDLAVEGDQHQILLGEGLRSLMRFLDDNRDVFRKRVADESPEWVPEWVDGKVFNKLFSSVQSFLADVASDPQHALRLQFDERLRLYAVQLRTDPEAARHLEQWKAELLDHPAVRNALASLWLPLKKAVLEAALDPDSELRRVSASVIRQTGTALRDDLSLQAKSERWLLAAMRHVLAHYSGELTGVISHTVSRWDADSTARRLELQVGRDLQFIRINGTVVGSLVGLVIYSVSRFL
- a CDS encoding heme o synthase produces the protein MDRAAAPDGVTVSRGRSATPDAVAAVVSAGRYAEPVTQTPVAPTRSGDTGVATRSAMTSVRAYVALTKPRIIELLLVTTLPAMVLAADGLPRWQTVLVTLIGGTLAAGSANALNCYLDRDIDALMRRTGHRPLATHDVSPGGALVFGSLLGVFAVALMGVGANWLAAGLTALAIAFYVFVYTMLLKRRTPQNIVWGGAAGCMPVLIGWAAVTGSLAWAPVILFGVVFFWTPPHFWALAIRYKEDYARAGVPMLPVVASPLEVARQIVGYSWLTVATSLALWPLATGWVYGVLALGAGAALLVEAHRLHAAARRGEAGRPMRLFHLSNSYLAFVFLAVAVDTFLR
- the tkt gene encoding transketolase — its product is MTESAPGIVQTHPDWWTELDTTAVDTARLLAADAVQKVGNGHPGTAMSLAPLAYLLFQRTMRHDPTDPNWVARDRFVLSNGHASLTLYTQLFLAGYGLELEDLKSLRTWGSLTPGHPEHGHTIGVETTTGPLGQGVGNAVGFAMAARRERGLLDPDTAPGESVFDHQIYVIAGDGCLQEGVSGEASSLAGHQQLGNLTLIWDDNHISIEDDTNIAFSEDVCKRYEAYGWHVQQVESGEDVVALEAALEAARAETDRPSFIAVRTIIAWPSPTKQNTGKAHGSALGAEEIAKTKEILGFDPAIDFAVAPEVLQHTRKAVDRGRAARADWQPAFDAWAADNTERKALFDRMVERSLPPGWTDSLPSFPTEKDGKPNSIATRAASGKVLSALAGVLPELWGGSADLAESNNTTMEGEPSFVPSDRQTKVWEGGPFGRTLHFGIREHAMGSIMNGIALHGGTRVYGGTFLVFSDYMRPPVRLAALMKLPTIYVWTHDSIGLGEDGPTHQPVEHLASLRAIPGLDVVRPADANETAVIWRTVLEHTDRPAGLALSRQNLPVLDAAKVVDAGKGGYVLEEASEGLPKVILIATGSEVSLALAARERLEAEGTPTRVVSMPCVEWFRAQDRSYQQQVLPPAVKARVSIEAGVPLGWREIVGEAGEIVALDHFGASANVKVLFEQLGFTPDNVVTAAHTSLERVGAITGTTTGN
- the tal gene encoding transaldolase, which translates into the protein MSDALADLSAQGVSIWLDDISRERLVSGNLQQLIETKHVVGVTSNPSIFQKAMEGAADGDSAYAQQVHDLAVREVALEEAVRLLTAFDIRWACDVLRPVFDSTDGQDGRVSIEVDPRIAHDGDKTTAEATALWWLVDRPNVMIKIPATEAGIASIAAATAAGISVNVTLIFSIERYRKVMDAYLDGLRQAREAGIDLSTIRSVASFFVSRVDTEIDKRLDKLSGTDEAGSRAAAVRGKAGIANARLAYEAFQEVFTSPAWEELKAAGAHVQRPLWASTGVKDPAYDDTMYVTQLVAPNTVNTMPEATLNAVGDHGVISGPTADSGYDEARQVVTDLSALGIELDEVTELLESEGVDKFMDSWASLLEGVQKQLTAGAQKADNGDPSKAGNADRSDAPA
- a CDS encoding glucose-6-phosphate isomerase — its product is MTDTASDDGVLRLEPQYPDVQAYTDALNTLVHDQVASKLTAQDPTLWGADAESEAAKRLSWVSLAQTSRPLVAEIDALREELAAEGVDHVVLAGMGGSSLAPEVICATAGRPLVTLDTTDAGQVRAALADNLERTVLVVSSKSGGTVETDSHRRAYEKAFADAGIDPQRRIVVVTDPGSPLQQTAEDAGYRKVFLADPNVGGRYSALTAFGLVPSGLAGVDLSALLDEAGTAAEALSVDSGANPGLRLGALLGQAHDAGLDKVVFADFGSGITGFGDWAEQLIAESTGKDGRGLLPVVVESPQAAGFADAGPDAILVSLGGDRESVEPPSGWGAAVSGPLGAQLLLWEYATAVAGRVIGINPFDQPNVEEAKKQARALLDAPEQAAQERPALTDGAVEVFSAGFDLAGASTLADALQAFLAAAPERGYVSIQAYLDRHADATAADLRPAVARRTGLQTTFGWGPRFLHSTGQYHKGGHPNGVFLQLTADASQETGGDLAVPDRPYTFASLQRAQAAGDATVLADKGRPVLHLHLTDRAAGIGQLLQALQGEVT